A stretch of Maniola hyperantus chromosome 15, iAphHyp1.2, whole genome shotgun sequence DNA encodes these proteins:
- the LOC117989117 gene encoding tripartite motif-containing protein 2-like isoform X2 translates to MASMSSTLVETVSINYEDFNESFLTCGTCLCTYDGSEHTPKLLPCSHTVCLHCLTRIAASQTRDAGSFRCPICRELITIPRGGVSALPPSFLVNQLLDLMARQRREVIPQCSSHPGRELLFCETCDCVFCRHCADGPHSDTPCDHTVVPFSIALKRMSEILLYRANECLSKLGSAREAVASELRRLEAAATAADEAIDRHFTELKAALDKRHSELKSAAAAAATHKRKLLEEQLKLIDAEKAKVEAECSGLQQQVEVREVSSRAAALGARLGDAAALAEPRENAFLAVDFAHNNAQQRFADALAELGRVRTSTTFPGLCTLQLESACVCGLEMVVVLRTVDYHGEARSTGGDPVTAAATLDDAPLPCTVTDLDSGLYRISMRPWSGGAVSVRVLVFSRGVRDSPLRAQVLPAAVPLRVWGARGSGKEQLNQPVAVARCPKRREIYVLDAGNSRVKVLDDETFAFKTHIVNDGLAGRSCTGIAVTAEGVVVVNWRTKTLTEINCEGVTVRTIRSERLVEPVCVAAHAASRRLAVADNGARTVFVFDTHGNIEREIGNGDLGMVGGLALTEDMLVVADVAIRVYDSEGNLQTTLAPIPKGRGGYGGIAVEHTEDGWHIVCARSIRGRPALIVLEADGAGRLLAACELADKKPRRVAGLALLPRKRALLADLAGDCLRLHTYW, encoded by the exons ATGGCGAGCATGAGCTCCACGCTCGTCGAGACCGTCTCCATCAACTACGAGGACTTTAACGAGAGCTTCCTCACTTGCGGCACCTGTTTAT GCACTTACGACGGCAGTGAACACACCCCGAAGCTTCTGCCGTGTTCTCACACAGTGTGTCTGCACTGTCTCACTCGAATAGCTGCATCACAAACGAGAGATGCGGGTAGTTTCAGATGTCCCATATGCCGCGAACTGATCACCATTCCCCGCGGTGGAGTGTCGGCCTTACCGCCGTCGTTTCTCGTGAACCAGTTACTAGACTTAATGGCCAGACAGAGGAGGGAAGTGATACCGCAGTGCAGTTCGCACCCAGGCAGGGAATTGCTCTTCTGCGAGACCTGTGACTGCGTATTCTGCAGACACTGTGCGGACGGGCCCCACAGTGACACACCTTGTGATCATACCGTGGTGCCGTTTTCTATAGCTTTAAAGAGAATGTCGGAAATACTATTGTATAGAGCCAACGAGTGCCTGAGTAAGCTCGGCTCGGCCAGGGAAGCCGTGGCGAGTGAGTTGAGGAGGTTAGAGGCAGCGGCGACGGCGGCCGATGAAGCGATAGATAGACACTTTACAGAATTAAAAGCTGCCTTGGATAAACGTCACAGCGAACTGAAATCAGCCGCGGCGGCTGCGGCCACGCATAAACGGAAGCTGCTGGAAGAACAGTTGAAATTGATTGATGCTGAGAAAGCAAAG GTAGAGGCTGAATGTTCCGGTCTGCAGCAACAAGTTGAAGTGAGGGAGGTAAGCAGCCGAGCAGCGGCCCTAGGAGCAAGACTCGGGGACGCGGCCGCGCTTGCCGAGCCCAGAGAGAACGCCTTCCTGGCGGTAGACTTTGCTCATAACAACGCTCAGCAGAGGTTTGCTGACGCTCTGGCTGAGTTAGGCCGAGTTCGCACTAGTACTACTTTCCCTGGTCTTTGTACTTTGCAGTTGG AGTCGGCATGCGTGTGCGGGCTGGAGATGGTTGTGGTGCTGCGGACCGTGGACTACCACGGCGAGGCGCGCAGCACGGGCGGAGACCCCGTCACGGCCGCCGCCACGCTGGACGACGCGCCGCTGCCGTGCACTGTCACCGACCTCGACTCCGGCCTCTATAG AATCTCAATGCGTCCGTGGAGTGGCGGCGCGGTGTCCGTGCGCGTGCTAGTGTTCTCTCGCGGCGTGCGCGACTCGCCGCTGCGCGCGCAGGTGCTGCCCGCTGCAGTGCCGCTGCGCGTGTGGGGCGCCCGGGGCTCCGGCAAGGAACAGCTCAACCAGCCCGTTGCTGTCGCTAG ATGTCCAAAACGCCGGGAAATATACGTTCTTGATGCTGGAAATTCAAGAGTCAAAGTTTTGGATGACGAGACGTTTGCTTTCAAGACGCATATCGTAAATGACG GATTAGCGGGTCGAAGTTGCACGGGCATAGCGGTTACGGCAGAAGGCGTTGTTGTTGTTAATTGGCGGACAAAAACTCTCACCGAG ATAAATTGTGAAGGCGTTACAGTACGTACAATCCGCTCGGAGCGCCTCGTGGAGCCGGTGTGCGTCGCGGCGCACGCGGCCTCGCGGCGCCTCGCCGTCGCGGACAACGGCGCGCGCACCGTGTTCGTGTTTGACACGCACGGCAATATCGAGCGAGAG ATCGGTAACGGCGACCTGGGTATGGTGGGCGGGCTGGCGCTAACGGAGGACATGCTGGTGGTGGCCGACGTGGCTATCAGGGTTTACGACTCGGAGGGCAACCTGCAGACTACGCTCGCGCCCATTCCTAAAG GTCGCGGGGGATACGGCGGTATAGCGGTGGAGCACACGGAAGACGGCTGGCACATTGTGTGCGCGCGCTCCATACGCGGTCGACCCGCGCTCATCGTGCTGGAGGCCGACGGCGCGGGCAGACTGCTGGCCGCCTGCGAACTGGCCGACAAGAAGCCGCGGCGAGTGGCCGGCCTCGCCCTTTTGCCGAGAAAGCGCGCTCTGCTGGCCGACCTCGCGGGCGACTGTTTGAGACTGCACACTTATTGGTGA
- the LOC117989117 gene encoding tripartite motif-containing protein 2-like isoform X1, which translates to MYCCSFLSRLGVGMASMSSTLVETVSINYEDFNESFLTCGTCLCTYDGSEHTPKLLPCSHTVCLHCLTRIAASQTRDAGSFRCPICRELITIPRGGVSALPPSFLVNQLLDLMARQRREVIPQCSSHPGRELLFCETCDCVFCRHCADGPHSDTPCDHTVVPFSIALKRMSEILLYRANECLSKLGSAREAVASELRRLEAAATAADEAIDRHFTELKAALDKRHSELKSAAAAAATHKRKLLEEQLKLIDAEKAKVEAECSGLQQQVEVREVSSRAAALGARLGDAAALAEPRENAFLAVDFAHNNAQQRFADALAELGRVRTSTTFPGLCTLQLESACVCGLEMVVVLRTVDYHGEARSTGGDPVTAAATLDDAPLPCTVTDLDSGLYRISMRPWSGGAVSVRVLVFSRGVRDSPLRAQVLPAAVPLRVWGARGSGKEQLNQPVAVARCPKRREIYVLDAGNSRVKVLDDETFAFKTHIVNDGLAGRSCTGIAVTAEGVVVVNWRTKTLTEINCEGVTVRTIRSERLVEPVCVAAHAASRRLAVADNGARTVFVFDTHGNIEREIGNGDLGMVGGLALTEDMLVVADVAIRVYDSEGNLQTTLAPIPKGRGGYGGIAVEHTEDGWHIVCARSIRGRPALIVLEADGAGRLLAACELADKKPRRVAGLALLPRKRALLADLAGDCLRLHTYW; encoded by the exons ATGTATTGTTGTTCTTTCCT TTCGCGGCTGGGCGTCGGGATGGCGAGCATGAGCTCCACGCTCGTCGAGACCGTCTCCATCAACTACGAGGACTTTAACGAGAGCTTCCTCACTTGCGGCACCTGTTTAT GCACTTACGACGGCAGTGAACACACCCCGAAGCTTCTGCCGTGTTCTCACACAGTGTGTCTGCACTGTCTCACTCGAATAGCTGCATCACAAACGAGAGATGCGGGTAGTTTCAGATGTCCCATATGCCGCGAACTGATCACCATTCCCCGCGGTGGAGTGTCGGCCTTACCGCCGTCGTTTCTCGTGAACCAGTTACTAGACTTAATGGCCAGACAGAGGAGGGAAGTGATACCGCAGTGCAGTTCGCACCCAGGCAGGGAATTGCTCTTCTGCGAGACCTGTGACTGCGTATTCTGCAGACACTGTGCGGACGGGCCCCACAGTGACACACCTTGTGATCATACCGTGGTGCCGTTTTCTATAGCTTTAAAGAGAATGTCGGAAATACTATTGTATAGAGCCAACGAGTGCCTGAGTAAGCTCGGCTCGGCCAGGGAAGCCGTGGCGAGTGAGTTGAGGAGGTTAGAGGCAGCGGCGACGGCGGCCGATGAAGCGATAGATAGACACTTTACAGAATTAAAAGCTGCCTTGGATAAACGTCACAGCGAACTGAAATCAGCCGCGGCGGCTGCGGCCACGCATAAACGGAAGCTGCTGGAAGAACAGTTGAAATTGATTGATGCTGAGAAAGCAAAG GTAGAGGCTGAATGTTCCGGTCTGCAGCAACAAGTTGAAGTGAGGGAGGTAAGCAGCCGAGCAGCGGCCCTAGGAGCAAGACTCGGGGACGCGGCCGCGCTTGCCGAGCCCAGAGAGAACGCCTTCCTGGCGGTAGACTTTGCTCATAACAACGCTCAGCAGAGGTTTGCTGACGCTCTGGCTGAGTTAGGCCGAGTTCGCACTAGTACTACTTTCCCTGGTCTTTGTACTTTGCAGTTGG AGTCGGCATGCGTGTGCGGGCTGGAGATGGTTGTGGTGCTGCGGACCGTGGACTACCACGGCGAGGCGCGCAGCACGGGCGGAGACCCCGTCACGGCCGCCGCCACGCTGGACGACGCGCCGCTGCCGTGCACTGTCACCGACCTCGACTCCGGCCTCTATAG AATCTCAATGCGTCCGTGGAGTGGCGGCGCGGTGTCCGTGCGCGTGCTAGTGTTCTCTCGCGGCGTGCGCGACTCGCCGCTGCGCGCGCAGGTGCTGCCCGCTGCAGTGCCGCTGCGCGTGTGGGGCGCCCGGGGCTCCGGCAAGGAACAGCTCAACCAGCCCGTTGCTGTCGCTAG ATGTCCAAAACGCCGGGAAATATACGTTCTTGATGCTGGAAATTCAAGAGTCAAAGTTTTGGATGACGAGACGTTTGCTTTCAAGACGCATATCGTAAATGACG GATTAGCGGGTCGAAGTTGCACGGGCATAGCGGTTACGGCAGAAGGCGTTGTTGTTGTTAATTGGCGGACAAAAACTCTCACCGAG ATAAATTGTGAAGGCGTTACAGTACGTACAATCCGCTCGGAGCGCCTCGTGGAGCCGGTGTGCGTCGCGGCGCACGCGGCCTCGCGGCGCCTCGCCGTCGCGGACAACGGCGCGCGCACCGTGTTCGTGTTTGACACGCACGGCAATATCGAGCGAGAG ATCGGTAACGGCGACCTGGGTATGGTGGGCGGGCTGGCGCTAACGGAGGACATGCTGGTGGTGGCCGACGTGGCTATCAGGGTTTACGACTCGGAGGGCAACCTGCAGACTACGCTCGCGCCCATTCCTAAAG GTCGCGGGGGATACGGCGGTATAGCGGTGGAGCACACGGAAGACGGCTGGCACATTGTGTGCGCGCGCTCCATACGCGGTCGACCCGCGCTCATCGTGCTGGAGGCCGACGGCGCGGGCAGACTGCTGGCCGCCTGCGAACTGGCCGACAAGAAGCCGCGGCGAGTGGCCGGCCTCGCCCTTTTGCCGAGAAAGCGCGCTCTGCTGGCCGACCTCGCGGGCGACTGTTTGAGACTGCACACTTATTGGTGA
- the LOC117989118 gene encoding cytochrome P450 CYP12A2-like isoform X1: MSEFLIKRCFNIILASQIRSIKRYSTLPHKPFESIPGLSSLPVIGPIHNFIPGIGSVGIRANFFELAQVLFEKYGSIVKLDGVFARASMVFLYEPDHFNQVYRSEDLVAPSRPGFETLVYYRTKLRKSNYDGVYGLTTAQGEQWRDFRTKVNPALLKPKLVKLYTPVLEEIAADMVARLQRIKKDASLQEDLDLEITKWSLESVAVIALGTRLGCLEDNLTEDHPGRVIIKCAQDVINLSMKLEFLPSLWKYYATSNYKKIIKTFDLQWDTSVKFIEEAKRIIKDRAHELPEEDKSILEKLLAIDERVATVMANEMLFAGIDTVAFTTIGLMYHLAINPKIQDKVREEIRSSEPNKRYLKACLKESLRLFPVIPANLRRTTKDHFVAGYHIPKGVDVIAPNEFLSRLDKYYPRAIEFIPERWLVDKSDPLYYGNSHPMITLPFGFGIRSCIGRRIAELEIEVFAKKLLSDVKVTWEGPPIQVISRVINSFKKPYYFKFETAT, from the exons ATGagtgaatttttaattaaacgttGCTTTAATATTATCCTAGCAAGTCAAATTCGAAGTATTAAGAG GTATTCGACGTTACCACACAAGCCCTTCGAATCAATACCTGGACTATCCTCCTTGCCTGTGATAGGCCCCATTCATAATTTCATACCAGGAATTG GATCCGTGGGGATTCGTGCGAATTTTTTCGAATTAGCGCAAGTTTTGTTTGAGAAGTACGGATCAATAGTTAAACTGGACGGCGTATTTGCAAGAGCATCAATGGTTTTTCTTTACGAACCAGATCACTTCAACCAG GTTTATAGATCCGAAGATTTGGTagcgccatctcgacctggaTTCGAAACTCTGGTTTATTACAGGACTAAATTGAGAAAGTCGAATTATGACGGTGTTTATGGATTAACCACTGC GCAAGGTGAGCAATGGCGTGATTTCCGAACAAAAGTCAATCCAGCATTGTTGAAACCGAAATTGGTGAAACTTTATACGCCAGTGTTAGAAGAAATTGCAGCGGATATGGTGGCAAG attACAAAGGATTAAAAAGGACGCCTCCCTGCAGGAGGACTTAGATTTGGAGATTACGAAATGGTCCTTAGAATCTGTAGCAGTTATAGCCCTTGGAACGAGACTGGGATGTTTGGAGGACAACCTCACGGAAGATCACCCAGGTCGAGTCATTATAAAATGTGCTCAAGACGTTATAAATCTTTCAATGAAATTGGAATTCTTGCCGAGCCTTTGGAAATATTACGCTacgtcaaattataaaaaaataataaaaacatttgatttacAATGGGA cACAAGTGTTAAATTCATTGAAGAAgcaaaaagaataataaaagaTAGAGCTCATGAGCTCCCAGAAGAAGATAAAAGTATACTTGAAAAGCTATTAGCCATTGATGAGAGAGTTGCTACTGTAATGGCAAATGAGATGCTCTTTGCAGGGATTGATACG gtCGCATTCACAACCATCGGTCTTATGTACCACTTGGCAATAAATCCCAAAATTCAAGATAAAGTACGGGAAGAAATACGCTCATCGGAACCAAATAAACGATATCTAAAAGCGTGTCTCAAAGAATCGCTTAGATTGTTCCCTGTGATACCGGCGAACTTGCGGAGAACCACAAAGGACCATTTTGTTGCTGGATATCATATACCCAAAGGA GTTGATGTTATAGCACCAAATGAGTTTCTATCAAGGCTGGACAAATATTATCCTCGAGCAATTGAATTCATTCCCGAAAGATGGCTGGTGGATAAGTCAGATCCCCTTTACTATGGTAACAGTCATCCTATGATTACATTGCCATTTGGGTTCGGAATAAGGTCTTGCATCGGAAGAAGAATTGCTGAGTTGGAGATTGAAGTGTTTGCGAAGAAATTATTAAGTGACGTTAAAGTCACATGGGAAGGACCACCGATCCAAGTAATTTCGAGAGTtataaattcatttaaaaaaccttattattttaagtttgaaACTGCAACATAA
- the LOC117989118 gene encoding cytochrome P450 CYP12A2-like isoform X2, with amino-acid sequence MVFLYEPDHFNQVYRSEDLVAPSRPGFETLVYYRTKLRKSNYDGVYGLTTAQGEQWRDFRTKVNPALLKPKLVKLYTPVLEEIAADMVARLQRIKKDASLQEDLDLEITKWSLESVAVIALGTRLGCLEDNLTEDHPGRVIIKCAQDVINLSMKLEFLPSLWKYYATSNYKKIIKTFDLQWDTSVKFIEEAKRIIKDRAHELPEEDKSILEKLLAIDERVATVMANEMLFAGIDTVAFTTIGLMYHLAINPKIQDKVREEIRSSEPNKRYLKACLKESLRLFPVIPANLRRTTKDHFVAGYHIPKGVDVIAPNEFLSRLDKYYPRAIEFIPERWLVDKSDPLYYGNSHPMITLPFGFGIRSCIGRRIAELEIEVFAKKLLSDVKVTWEGPPIQVISRVINSFKKPYYFKFETAT; translated from the exons ATGGTTTTTCTTTACGAACCAGATCACTTCAACCAG GTTTATAGATCCGAAGATTTGGTagcgccatctcgacctggaTTCGAAACTCTGGTTTATTACAGGACTAAATTGAGAAAGTCGAATTATGACGGTGTTTATGGATTAACCACTGC GCAAGGTGAGCAATGGCGTGATTTCCGAACAAAAGTCAATCCAGCATTGTTGAAACCGAAATTGGTGAAACTTTATACGCCAGTGTTAGAAGAAATTGCAGCGGATATGGTGGCAAG attACAAAGGATTAAAAAGGACGCCTCCCTGCAGGAGGACTTAGATTTGGAGATTACGAAATGGTCCTTAGAATCTGTAGCAGTTATAGCCCTTGGAACGAGACTGGGATGTTTGGAGGACAACCTCACGGAAGATCACCCAGGTCGAGTCATTATAAAATGTGCTCAAGACGTTATAAATCTTTCAATGAAATTGGAATTCTTGCCGAGCCTTTGGAAATATTACGCTacgtcaaattataaaaaaataataaaaacatttgatttacAATGGGA cACAAGTGTTAAATTCATTGAAGAAgcaaaaagaataataaaagaTAGAGCTCATGAGCTCCCAGAAGAAGATAAAAGTATACTTGAAAAGCTATTAGCCATTGATGAGAGAGTTGCTACTGTAATGGCAAATGAGATGCTCTTTGCAGGGATTGATACG gtCGCATTCACAACCATCGGTCTTATGTACCACTTGGCAATAAATCCCAAAATTCAAGATAAAGTACGGGAAGAAATACGCTCATCGGAACCAAATAAACGATATCTAAAAGCGTGTCTCAAAGAATCGCTTAGATTGTTCCCTGTGATACCGGCGAACTTGCGGAGAACCACAAAGGACCATTTTGTTGCTGGATATCATATACCCAAAGGA GTTGATGTTATAGCACCAAATGAGTTTCTATCAAGGCTGGACAAATATTATCCTCGAGCAATTGAATTCATTCCCGAAAGATGGCTGGTGGATAAGTCAGATCCCCTTTACTATGGTAACAGTCATCCTATGATTACATTGCCATTTGGGTTCGGAATAAGGTCTTGCATCGGAAGAAGAATTGCTGAGTTGGAGATTGAAGTGTTTGCGAAGAAATTATTAAGTGACGTTAAAGTCACATGGGAAGGACCACCGATCCAAGTAATTTCGAGAGTtataaattcatttaaaaaaccttattattttaagtttgaaACTGCAACATAA
- the Mettl2 gene encoding tRNA N(3)-methylcytidine methyltransferase METTL2: MEVTEKRPQFGNRLLENVDEVFKHNAWDNVEWDAEQEKAATDKVQQNSVVTFSEECLKNLEENADKHWDAFYNIHQNRFFKDRHWLFTEFPELAPDNNSAPVRVFPQSDQQHNDINEENRETDISHSEPSNQLCNDINEVQSTHKDTKQSNTKRLIFEIGCGVGNTIFPILQYSQDPNLFIYGCDFSSTAIEIMKQNELYDTKRCEVFVLDATCNEWSVPFEENSLDVIVLIFVLSAIDPAKMSTVINQINKYLKPGGLVVFRDYGKYDLAQLRFKKGRCISESFYARGDNTMVYFFTQEEISKLFKDAGFIEEQNLIDRRLQVNRGKMLTMYRVWIQAKYRKPL; the protein is encoded by the exons GGACAATGTTGAATGGGATGCAGAGCAAGAAAAGGCAGCTACTGACAAAGTTCAACAGAATTCTGTAGTTACATTCTCAGAGGAGTGCTTGAAGAATTTAGAAGAAAATGCTGATAAGCATTGGgatgcattttataatattcatcAAAACAG atttttcaaaGATCGCCACTGGCTTTTCACTGAGTTTCCTGAACTGGCCCCTGATAATAACTCTGCACCTGTAAGAGTATTTCCACAAAGTGACCAACAACATAATGACATTAATGAAGAAAATAGAGAGACAGATATCTCCCATAGTGAACCAAGTAATCAACTATGTAATGATATAAATGAAGTACAGAGTACACATAAAGATACTAAACAAAGTAATACAAAACGCCTAATCTTTGAAATTGGTTGTGGTGTAGGCAACACAATTTTTCCAATATTACAATACAGTCAAGACCCTAATTTATTCATCTACGGTTGCGATTTCTCATCAACAGCAATAGAAATTATGAAACAAAATGAGTTGTATGATACAAAAAGATGTGAAGTTTTCGTTTTGGATGCAACTTGTAATGAATGGTCTGTTCCGTTTGAAGAGAATTCACTGGATGTAATAGtccttatttttgttttatcagCTATAGACCCAGCAAA GATGTCAACTGTCATAaaccaaattaataaatatttgaagCCAGGAGGTTTAGTTGTATTCAGAGACTATGGGAAATATGACTTAGCCCAGCTAAGATTCAAGAAGGGCCGTTGCATATCAGAAAGCTTTTATGCCCGTGGAGATAACACGATGGTGTATTTTTTCACGCAAGAAGAAATTTCGAAGCTCTTTAAAGATGCGGGATTTATTGAAGaacaaaacttaattgataGAAGACTTCAAGTTAATAGAGGCAAAATGTTAACCATGTATCGAGTGTGGATACAAGCGAAATATCGAAAACCGTTATAA